A part of Aegilops tauschii subsp. strangulata cultivar AL8/78 chromosome 2, Aet v6.0, whole genome shotgun sequence genomic DNA contains:
- the LOC109786327 gene encoding peroxidase 50, which translates to MAGALSCAGLLAVVALACVLDAATAQLRQNYYASSCPSAESTVRSVISQHVQQSFAVAPGTLRLFFHDCFVRGCDASVMLMAANGDDESHSGADATLSPDAVEAINKAKAAVEALPGCAGKVSCADILAMAARDVVSLTGGPSYGVELGRLDGRSFSKSIVKHVLPGPGFDLNQLNALFASNGLTQFDMIALSGAHTIGVTHCDKFVRRIYTFKQRLRYNPPMNLDFLRSLRKVCPMNYPPTAFAMLDVTTPKTFDNAYFDNLRYQKGLLASDQVLFTDRRSRPTVNLFAANSSAFFDAFVAAMAKLGRIGVKTGSGGEVRRVCTAVN; encoded by the exons ATGGCGGGAGCCCTCTCGTGCGCCGGCCTGCTGGCGGTGGTCGCGCTCGCGTGCGTCCTCGACGCCGCGACCGCGCAGCTGCGGCAGAACTACTACGCCAGCAGCTGCCCCAGCGCCGAGTCCACCGTGCGCTCCGTCATCTCGCAGCACGTGCAGCAGAGCTTCGCCGTCGCGCCCGGCACCCTCCGCCTCTTCTTCCACGACTGCTTCGTCCGC GGGTGCGACGCGTCGGTGATGCTGATGGCGGCGAACGGGGACGACGAGAGCCACAGCGGCGCGGACGCCACGCTGTCGCCCGACGCCGTGGAGGCCATCAACAAGGCCAAGGCCgccgtcgaggcgctccccgggtGCGCCGGCAAGGTCTCCTGCGCCGACATCCTCGCCATGGCCGCGCGCGACGTCGTCTCCCTG ACTGGCGGGCCGAGCTACGGCGTGGAGCTGGGCCGGCTGGACGGCAGGTCGTTCAGCAAGTCCATCGTGAAGCACGTCCTCCCGGGCCCCGGCTTCGACCTCAACCAGCTCAACGCGCTCTTCGCCAGCAACGGCCTCACCCAGTTCGACATGATCGCGCTCTCCG GTGCGCACACGATCGGGGTGACGCACTGCGACAAGTTCGTGCGGCGGATCTACACGTTCAAGCAGCGGCTGCGGTACAACCCGCCGATGAACCTCGACTTTTTGCGGTCGCTGCGCAAGGTGTGCCCCATGAACTACCCGCCCACGGCGTTCGCCATGCTGGACGTGACCACGCCCAAGACCTTCGACAACGCCTACTTCGACAACCTCCGGTACCAGAAGGGCCTGCTCGCCTCCGACCAGGTGCTCTTCACCGACCGCCGCTCCCGCCCCACCGTCAACCTCTTCGCCGCCAACTCCTCCGCCTTCTTCGACGCCTTCGTCGCCGCCATGGCCAAGCTCGGCCGGATCGGGGTCAAGaccggctccggcggcgaggtgcGCCGGGTCTGCACCGCCGTCAACTAG
- the LOC109786328 gene encoding universal stress protein A-like protein isoform X2, with translation MAAQAPPPPPPEQKMMVAIDESECSHYALEWALRNLAPRRLILFTVQPFSPLSYLPVGSPLGPSVASPELIRSVTEHQRQLAQALVDKAKAICAEHGVDAETVIEVGDPKETICEAAEKLNVDLLILGSHSRGPVQRFFLGSVSNYCSHHAKCPVLVVKKKE, from the exons ATGGCCGCgcaggcgccgccgccgccgccgccggagcagaagatgatggtggccatCGACGAGAGCGAGTGCAGCCACTACGCGCTCGAGTGGGCCCTGCGCAACCTCGCGCCCCGCCGCCTCATCCTCTTCACCGTCCAGCCCTTCTCCCCTCTCAGCTACCTCCCCGTCGGCTCCCCGC TTGGCCCGTCGGTGGCGTCGCCGGAGCTCATCAGGTCGGTGACCGAGCACCAGCGGCAGCTCGCCCAGGCGCTCGTCGACAAGGCCAAGGCCATCTGCGCCGAGCACGGG GTTGATGCAGAGACCGTCATCGAGGTGGGTGATCCCAAGGAAACCATATGCGAAGCTGCGGAGAAGTTGAATGTTGATCTGCTCATCCTGGGAAGCCACAGCCGTGGGCCTGTACAAAG GTTTTTCCTTGGCAGTGTGAGCAACTACTGTAGCCACCACGCGAAGTGCCCGGTTCTTGTTGTGAAGAAGAAAGAATGA
- the LOC109786328 gene encoding universal stress protein A-like protein isoform X1 encodes MAAQAPPPPPPEQKMMVAIDESECSHYALEWALRNLAPRRLILFTVQPFSPLSYLPVGSPRAVGPSVASPELIRSVTEHQRQLAQALVDKAKAICAEHGVDAETVIEVGDPKETICEAAEKLNVDLLILGSHSRGPVQRFFLGSVSNYCSHHAKCPVLVVKKKE; translated from the exons ATGGCCGCgcaggcgccgccgccgccgccgccggagcagaagatgatggtggccatCGACGAGAGCGAGTGCAGCCACTACGCGCTCGAGTGGGCCCTGCGCAACCTCGCGCCCCGCCGCCTCATCCTCTTCACCGTCCAGCCCTTCTCCCCTCTCAGCTACCTCCCCGTCGGCTCCCCGC GAGCAGTTGGCCCGTCGGTGGCGTCGCCGGAGCTCATCAGGTCGGTGACCGAGCACCAGCGGCAGCTCGCCCAGGCGCTCGTCGACAAGGCCAAGGCCATCTGCGCCGAGCACGGG GTTGATGCAGAGACCGTCATCGAGGTGGGTGATCCCAAGGAAACCATATGCGAAGCTGCGGAGAAGTTGAATGTTGATCTGCTCATCCTGGGAAGCCACAGCCGTGGGCCTGTACAAAG GTTTTTCCTTGGCAGTGTGAGCAACTACTGTAGCCACCACGCGAAGTGCCCGGTTCTTGTTGTGAAGAAGAAAGAATGA